The Thermodesulfobacterium sp. TA1 sequence CTTTTAAACATTTATCAAGAACTTCCTGTACCTTTAACTCAAATTTTACCTATTTTTTATCCTTCCCAAGAGCAAATAAAACAAGCTTTTTTAAAGGATCAGATAGATTTAGCCCTCTTATCTGAGGACTTTTTTAAAAAAAACCAAGACCTAATAAATGAAACCATAACTTTTTTACCCCTTTATTCTTATTATAGTCACTTTTTTTTAATTAATACCAACTCTTCTTATTTTTTGTGGTTAAAAGATTTTTTTCTAAACCTTTTTATCATAGAAAACATTCAGGTAGAACCTATCTCTCAAGAAGAAGATAAATTGATCCAAACTTTTTCTTTACTACCAGACCTTTTGTCAAACCTATGGGAAAAAGCTTTAATCTATGAAACCTTTTATAAATCACCTCATTTAGGGGTATTAATCTACCGAGACAACCAAATCCTAATGACTAATGAATATTTATTAAAAGCTCTAAAATATGAACCTCAAGACATAAAAAACTATAAGTTAGAAGATCTTCTTTTTAATGAAAAAATTAAGCTTCTTATAAGCGAAAGAATAAAAAGAAGATGTACTGGGGAGTTTTTCTCTGCTGTTTATCATCAAATCCCTGTTAAAACTAAGGAAGGACGGAAAAGAATGTTTAATATTTATGCAAATACCGTCCTTTTTCAAGGAGATTTTGCAGGTATAGCCTTAGGTATAGACGTAACCCCTGAGGTTAGGTATAAAGAGTTTATAGAGGTAATAAAAGAGGTCAACAGATTACTGATAGAAACTTATTCAGAAAAGGAGATGTTTCATAAGGTTTCTGAGGTGCTTTATAACGCTTTAGATTTAGCCGGAGTTTGGGTTGGGGAGGTTGACGAAGAAACTAAACAGGTAAAGCCTATGTTTTACTATCCCGAAAGCTTAAGTTTTATCACCTCTGTAGAGAAAAACTTTTTTTCTTTAGAAAACAAGACTTTTAGTTTTTACAAAAGTTTTCATGAAAAAAAGATAAACTTAATACCAGACGTAAACCAACATCCCTATCCTCAAGAAGTCTTAGAAAAACTTAAAGAATTTAAAGTAAGGTCGGTTTGTAGCCTTCCTGTTTTGAAAGGGCAAAGGGTATCTCATGTCTTAGTCCTCTGGTCTAAAGAACCTAATTTTTTTACCGAAGAGTATTTCGAGCTTTTAGAGGAACTACAAAACAACCTTTCCTTTGTTTTAAAAAAAATAGACCTTGCTTTTAGGGTCCAAATTTTTAACGAATTTATTAAACAGAGCGATGAAATTTTAATCATCTCTAACGATAAGGGGCAGATAGAATACATAAACTCTACCGGTTATAAACAGTTGGAGTTAGAAGACAACGTTTTTAGTATCAATCTTTTCAGCTTTTTAGGGATTACTCCTGAAGAAGTAGAACAAATCTTACAAAAAGGACAAATTATAAAAAAAATCGTATCCATCTTATTATCTAAAAACCGACATTTTTTTGAGTTAAAATTAGGATCGGTGCGATTTTCTGACCAAAAAAAGATAGTTATCTCAGGTAAAAATTTGACTAAAGAAATAGTTTTTGAGATGGAAAAGCAAAAAATACTAAACCAAGACCTTCTTACAGGCCTTTTAAACTATCAAGGCATTGCTCAAAAAATAACTGGAATATCTAATGTGATAAAAGAGGGGATTCTTGTCCTGTTAGACCTTTATAACTTTTCTTACATAAACCATTTTTATGGGCTTGAGGCAGGGGATAAGGTTTTGATAACCGTTGCCCAAAGACTAAAAGAAACCTTTCCTAACGCTTTAATCTCACGACCGGTAGGGGATAGTTTTGCTTTTTTTCTGGTAGATTACGATAAAAAGCAAACTTATAATTTGATAAAACAGCTACATCAAATTTTTAACCAACCTATAGAGGTCAAACCGGGAGAGAGGTTGCTTTTGGAGTTTCAGGGAAGTATCGTTTTTTATCCAGAAGACGGTAACAACTTCCTTGAATTATGGCGCAAAGCTAACATCTTGTTAAGCGAGGTTAAGAAAAAAGGTCCAAATGTGATAGAGGTGTTTAACCCTTACGTAGAAAAACAGGTAGAAAATATCTTTTTCGTAGAAAGGCTGGTCAAAAAAGCCGTGCAAGAGAACTTGTTTGTCTTCTACTATCAACCTTATTTTTCTTCAGAGCTTGAGATAGTTGGCCTTGAGGCCTTGGTCAGGATAAAAGAAAACGGAAAGATCTTTCCTCCCGGAGATTTTATAGAATATTTAGAAAACAGTCCTTATCTAAAAGAGTTTGAATGGTTGAGTGTGGAAAAAAACTTAGCAAACCTACAAAGATTTCAAAAACCCATTTCAATAAACATCTCTTCAAAAAGTTTAGAAACCATGCACATTTTTGAAATTCTGTATAAAAAAGCTGAACTTTTACACCTTATACCTTGTTGCTTAGGCATCGAAATCACAGAACATGCTCTTGCTGCAAATCTGGAGCAGGCAAGCAAACTTTTAAAAAGATTAAAGTTTTATAAAATAAACATCTTTGTAGACGATTTCGGAACAGGATATTCTTCTCTACATTACCTAAAAGACCTTCCGATAGATTTTCTAAAAATAGACCAGGTTTTTATTAAAGATTTTTTAAACGATAAAAAAACTTATTTCGTCTTAGAAACCATCATTTCTTTAGCCAAAAAGCTAAACATAAAAACCGTAACCGAAGGGGTTGAAACCAGAGAACAGTTTGAGGCGTTAAAAAGTTTAGGTTGTGATTACTTCCAGGGATTTTTGTTTGCCAAACCTATGTCAGAGGAAGAGTGTTTAGAATATATAAAAAACTATAAAAAGCCTGAACTATGAAAAAAACCAAGATAATAGCTACCATAGGACCCAAGACCCAGGACCTGTCTTTGATAAAAAGACTTATAAAAGCCGGTGTTAACGTATTTAGACTAAACTTTTCCCATGGAGACCATGCCTATCATAAACAAAGCATAAACCTTATCAGAAAGGCCTCTTTTGAATTAAAAATCCCTGTAGGTATTTTACAAGACCTTTCAGGTCCGAAAATTAGGATAGGAGAGGTTAAAAAACCCTTCTTAGTCCATGCAGGAGAAGTGCTGGAATTACATAAGACTAAGATTTTAGGGGAAAAAACCGAAGAATGTGCAAAGGTTTCGGTAGAATACCCCGAAATACTAAAAGAACTTAAAGAGAAACACCTTATCTATGTAGCTGATGGCCTGGTAAAATTGAAAGTAATAAAAAAATTAGAAGACAAGGTTATTACCGAGGTGGTGCAGGGAGGGGTTATTTCTTCTAAAAAGGGGTTAAACTTTCCAGGCGTTTCCCTTTCTATACCGGCTTTTACCTCCAAGGATAGAGAAGACCTGATTTTTGGCTTAGAAAATGAAATAGACTTTGTGGCTCTATCCTTTGTAAACAAAAAAGATGATGTGATAGCTTGTAAAGAAATAGTAAAAAGGTTTGGTAATGGACAGCTTGTTTTTGCTAAAATAGAAACCCAGAACGCCTTAGTACACATAGAAGAGATTTTAGAGGTAGCAGATGGATTGATGGTAGCAAGAGGGGATTTAGGGGTAGAGGTTCCTATAGAGAAAGTCCCTGTAATACAAAAACAACTGGTAGAAAAAGCTAAAAAATTAGGCAAACCTGTAATCATTGCTACCCAAATGTTAACCTCTATGATAAATTCTACCATGCCTACCAGGGCAGATGTTTCAGACATAGCTAACGCCGTCTTAGACGGTGCCGATGCTCTTATGCTTTCAGACGAGACCGCTATCGGCAACTTTCCTGTAGAATGCGTAAAAACCATGGTAAGAACCATCCAAGAAGCAGAAAAAATCTATCCTTACCTGAAGGAAACCTGTCAGGAAGTACCTTCAGACTTTGCTATTGCCTACAGTAGTTGCGTTCTGGCCTCTGAGGTTAAAGCAAGAGCCATCGTTGTTTTCACCAAGTCCGGAAGTTCAGCCATAAGGGTAGCTAAATTTAGACCTAAGGAATTGATTTTAGCCAACGTACATGACGAAAAAGTCTTAAGGCGTCTTACGATAATCTGGGGGGTCTATCCTTATCTTGTTCTTTCTGAGATAAACACGACAGAGGCGATGATAAAAGAGTTTTTGTGCAAAGCTTATCAAGAAGGCTTGATAAAAAAACAAGATACCTTAGTTTTAACGATGGGATACCCTGTAGGAAAGGTTGGGTCTACCAATCTAATAAGGTTGATTAAACCAGACCAAATTCAGGATATATTAAGCGAATAAACGGCTATGCCGGTCCTGACCTTTTCTAAAACTTTAGAACTTGCTAAGAAAAACCGTATTGCACCTGTCTATCTTTTTATAGGCGAAGAAAAACTATGCAAAGAAAAGGCAAGAGAAATCTATACCCTTTTGTTGGACAAAGGGACTACGATAGAAACTTATAACCTAAACGATAAAGAAGATAAAAAGGTTTTTGCAAAGACAAAAGGTTATCAAGAAGGACTTTTTGGATTAAGAAAGTTTTACTTAATCTTAGGCGGAGAAAATTTAGAACCTTCTAAAGAAGCAGAAATCGTAAAAAGTTTAGAAAAAGAAAATCAGGTATTTACTTGGTTTATTATTGCAGAAAAATTTGAAGAAAATAGACTTTTGTATCAGTTTGCTTTGCAAAAAGGAGCTATCTTATTTTTTGATTTTAAAAAAGAAGAAGACTTTTTAGAAACAGAACTTATTTTTAGACTTAAAAATGCCAACAAAACGATGGATAGGGCAACCACCGAGCTTTTTCTTTCTTTGGTGGGGAAGGACTATCAACATTTTATAAACGAGCTTGATAAGCTTCTTCTTTATGCCAAAGATAAACCGATGATTTCAGAAGAAGATATATGGGCGGTTACCATCCCTCTTGAGGAAGAAATGCTTTTTATGGTAGAGGATAGCTTTTTTAAAGCCGGGCCTGAAAAGGCCTACCGAATAGTAGCCCAATTGTTAGACCACAAAGAGGAGCCTCATAAAATTTTAGGCTACCTTTATAAGTTTTTCAAACTATTACACATTTTACAGGAGTTTTTAGAAAAACATCCTGAATTGAAAAAGGAGGAAAGGTTTAGCCATTTTGCCAAAAAATGGGAGGAGACCAAAAATAGCCCTTTAGAAGAAATTCCTAAGGTCTTAACCGAACGCCACCCTTACCGAATTTTTAACCTTAAAAAATATTTAGAAAAAATCAAAAACCTACCCCAAGTTTTTGAAGAACTATACAGGGCTGAAATAGCCCTAAAAAAGGAGTTTAAAAATCCTTATCTGGTCTTTAAAGAACTTTTTATCAACCTCTGGCAAAAAACCTTGGTTAATAAAAGTCTTAATTAATAAAAGTCTTAAATAGTTTCTAAAATCTGCTCTAAAACTGATTTATTTTCTGTTAAAAATTTTATTTTTTCTGATAATTCGTGAGTACTTTTAATCTTAAAAGCAAGCTCAATTTCTTTTTTTTCTAAGTAGGGGTCTTGTTTTACGGTTACCCCGCCTTTTTGTATCCTTCCTAAAAGAGGTTTTAAAACTAACATCTTGGTTGAGAGGTTCGAGTAGTAAAGGGTTTTTAATCTTTCCAAAAAAATTTTTCTTCTCTGGTTAAAATCCTTTTGCTTTAAGGCTTCTTTTAGCTCCTCAGTAAGTAAAGAG is a genomic window containing:
- the pyk gene encoding pyruvate kinase, whose protein sequence is MKKTKIIATIGPKTQDLSLIKRLIKAGVNVFRLNFSHGDHAYHKQSINLIRKASFELKIPVGILQDLSGPKIRIGEVKKPFLVHAGEVLELHKTKILGEKTEECAKVSVEYPEILKELKEKHLIYVADGLVKLKVIKKLEDKVITEVVQGGVISSKKGLNFPGVSLSIPAFTSKDREDLIFGLENEIDFVALSFVNKKDDVIACKEIVKRFGNGQLVFAKIETQNALVHIEEILEVADGLMVARGDLGVEVPIEKVPVIQKQLVEKAKKLGKPVIIATQMLTSMINSTMPTRADVSDIANAVLDGADALMLSDETAIGNFPVECVKTMVRTIQEAEKIYPYLKETCQEVPSDFAIAYSSCVLASEVKARAIVVFTKSGSSAIRVAKFRPKELILANVHDEKVLRRLTIIWGVYPYLVLSEINTTEAMIKEFLCKAYQEGLIKKQDTLVLTMGYPVGKVGSTNLIRLIKPDQIQDILSE
- a CDS encoding EAL domain-containing protein; the encoded protein is MDRIVFRVCSCQKDKASFWERIAREINQKTGLEVELKIFQNLEEEFNLSTTSYPDLYFASFCATCESRKKGFIPVAKIQEIRHKDFGLLFKEKVSKLKQKEFFKLGLLKNSCLLNLLLNIYQELPVPLTQILPIFYPSQEQIKQAFLKDQIDLALLSEDFFKKNQDLINETITFLPLYSYYSHFFLINTNSSYFLWLKDFFLNLFIIENIQVEPISQEEDKLIQTFSLLPDLLSNLWEKALIYETFYKSPHLGVLIYRDNQILMTNEYLLKALKYEPQDIKNYKLEDLLFNEKIKLLISERIKRRCTGEFFSAVYHQIPVKTKEGRKRMFNIYANTVLFQGDFAGIALGIDVTPEVRYKEFIEVIKEVNRLLIETYSEKEMFHKVSEVLYNALDLAGVWVGEVDEETKQVKPMFYYPESLSFITSVEKNFFSLENKTFSFYKSFHEKKINLIPDVNQHPYPQEVLEKLKEFKVRSVCSLPVLKGQRVSHVLVLWSKEPNFFTEEYFELLEELQNNLSFVLKKIDLAFRVQIFNEFIKQSDEILIISNDKGQIEYINSTGYKQLELEDNVFSINLFSFLGITPEEVEQILQKGQIIKKIVSILLSKNRHFFELKLGSVRFSDQKKIVISGKNLTKEIVFEMEKQKILNQDLLTGLLNYQGIAQKITGISNVIKEGILVLLDLYNFSYINHFYGLEAGDKVLITVAQRLKETFPNALISRPVGDSFAFFLVDYDKKQTYNLIKQLHQIFNQPIEVKPGERLLLEFQGSIVFYPEDGNNFLELWRKANILLSEVKKKGPNVIEVFNPYVEKQVENIFFVERLVKKAVQENLFVFYYQPYFSSELEIVGLEALVRIKENGKIFPPGDFIEYLENSPYLKEFEWLSVEKNLANLQRFQKPISINISSKSLETMHIFEILYKKAELLHLIPCCLGIEITEHALAANLEQASKLLKRLKFYKINIFVDDFGTGYSSLHYLKDLPIDFLKIDQVFIKDFLNDKKTYFVLETIISLAKKLNIKTVTEGVETREQFEALKSLGCDYFQGFLFAKPMSEEECLEYIKNYKKPEL
- the holA gene encoding DNA polymerase III subunit delta: MPVLTFSKTLELAKKNRIAPVYLFIGEEKLCKEKAREIYTLLLDKGTTIETYNLNDKEDKKVFAKTKGYQEGLFGLRKFYLILGGENLEPSKEAEIVKSLEKENQVFTWFIIAEKFEENRLLYQFALQKGAILFFDFKKEEDFLETELIFRLKNANKTMDRATTELFLSLVGKDYQHFINELDKLLLYAKDKPMISEEDIWAVTIPLEEEMLFMVEDSFFKAGPEKAYRIVAQLLDHKEEPHKILGYLYKFFKLLHILQEFLEKHPELKKEERFSHFAKKWEETKNSPLEEIPKVLTERHPYRIFNLKKYLEKIKNLPQVFEELYRAEIALKKEFKNPYLVFKELFINLWQKTLVNKSLN